TGTAGGATTCGGGATGAATGTCCTCTCCACTGAaactctttttcgttttttttttccttgtgaaCACCTAAAAATTACGTTGCGCACAATTTTTAGCAGGATCCGCTGCCATCATCGTGAAAGTTATCGGAAACGAGAACGGCCATCGCTGTATTGGATCGTAATCACTTCTGACGATCGCCACGTAGACAGAAATATATTCTCGAGCCACTGAAGTATGAAGGTTATGGTAGAATACGATAGAAAAGTATACTCGAACAACAAACCCTCAGCATCTCCATACGGAGCCACCATAACAGTCATTTTGTAACCAAAACGATGTGTTTCGAATGGTTGACTGAAAAATTCCAAGTTTTGAGACCATTGAGGTTCTtgtgatgaaaaataatatcGAAAACGCTTTAGTGTGGTCGACTCACCTGAATATCAGGTTCCGACCTGATTTTCTTACATCACGGATTACATTATGTATCATTGGGATGTGAAAAAGGCATTGTGGCctggaaaaaagggaaaattatGCTGGTTTTACCAGATTAACTTCACTTAATCCTATTCGTAGTTCCAAAAATTCCCTCAAATTCCACCTAACAATGGGTTTTCTATCGGATCGGAGCATGCGTGCCGCAGGCTGCACAATGCCCGCCCATTTTTCTATGCCGCAACTCCTAGGGGATTTTTACGTAATAGACAGTTCTTCTCTACAAACAGCCAATGACGGAaagcttgatttttttttgtctagaGTTCGCTGggttttttcacttcattatCGAATTAAAATGCAAAATTCCCTCAATTCCAGATTTAGGAGCCTTATTTAtaagaattcttttttaagaaatttttttaagaaaatatcgattttttgtAGTACAGTATGGATTTGCTTCTCCAACGCTACGCCGCCCTTTTGTTTCCTCCGCACTACTGACACACATTATCAATTTTGGCATTCAAACTGCTACAGGTCTATTCGATACAAAGTGCCAGATATGATTCGTTGGCTCAATATGAAGGAGTACCGTACCCAAATTTCTTCACTATCCAATGAGCTGGGATGAGTCTCCGCTCTAATTCTGCGATCTCCAGAGGTTTTTCTCGGATAGATTCAATATATGCCTTTTTCAGTTGTATAACTGCACGACAGAGTAGGACAAGatggaaaattctagaaaaaaattgcaatgtGACCAGTTCATCGATTTTTCACGGCTATACGTACCTGTCATCCCGGACATGTAGTTTTACTTCCATTTCGGTTCCAACCTTATGACATCCGTGTTCCAAGAAAGGACAAGCCGATACGCCTTTTggtagattttttaaaagttcagAGCCAGTCATTcctaaatattattttttcatagtgGTTAGACACGCAGAGTAGGTATGAGCTCATCCGAGGTGATAAGGTTAGAACTTTCCTTTGAACTCCGTCTTCGCGGCGTCTATAGGCACTGTGATTGTTCCATTTGCATCCTGATACTTGCCTTTTACGACGTCTTTCGGGGAATCTacggaaattttcgaaaagtaGCAGAAACGCAGAGGAAATGAGCAACTTACCAATGCAGGACTGATCTTCTGCTGAGATTTCATTGTTCTCGTTGACATCTTTTGGTAATATCATTATATCTGCAAAAGGCTCtaaaattttcagatttgAACTGAACAAAACTGGATTCCGATCAATAGACATTTTTTCAACAGCGCGTAGACATTCTTCTTTGTACTTTCATCCGTTAATTGCGATCGAGTGAAGTACACATAACTTTTATCTACAAAATCCACGCAATCCCTCCTCTTCTCTGCAATCGAAACTATGGATCGCAGTCCTTCGGATAAGTGGCAGCCGCAGAAATCATTGAGAGAGACCCAATTCACTGGCTCATTAACGAATTAATGGACTAACTACTACAGTAATCCTCGAGGAGCAAGATGAATGACGTGTCAAGGGGACCTAGTTACTTAGATACTTGGACGGTTCCTCTTCACTGGACATGCGGgtcccagcatctcttccactcgtttcgttccctcgccattgtcgtccaagatgttctcaagtttgaTGAACGACTTTGACGAAGTCCTccagccgtatccagctgagctctcagctgatccatccgtgcagcgaacacatcaGCCGATCTCGCTGGAGGCTACCCTCAAGAgcatttagcatctcttgggatccacgatctagcgttcttttagtctatctatcgtcgattcctCTATACGTAGTTAATACacttaaattaaatttcaattcaattcaagcaCAATATTACTTCAGTTTTCGATCCTACTTCGATTTCTGTCCTACAGAACTCGTTTCCTATGCAAGGCATGTATATTGATCGAAAAATCTACCGATAGTTCTGCCTGATGCCGAAGTTTTGTGGAAGGACTCTGCACTGCGAGGCTTACTTTCAGGAGTACCAACTGGTGTGAGTGGAGAATGTGTTGGTGAGCGCATTCTCTACAATTGCCATGTTTGTTCGTAGCGGATCAATACGTATTTTTTGTACACAAAATGAACTCACTGCTATGTTGGTTGTCATTCGTGGAAGTGTGATGTTATCGGAGCTTTCCGCAGAAGTTAACTAAATTGTTTCCATTCAAAATCTCTGGGAAACTTTTGATAATCTTTTTtatgacctttttttttacttattagcGTTAGACCTTACATTTATTTCTGAGAAAGGGAGTTTCTACGCAACTAAATTTCTgatgaattttcttcattttttcacacAAATTTCTGCATAAAGTTAGTATTTACCGTAATAGCAACAGAGGAAGGACGTGGCGGCACGTTTTTCTCAGCATTATTATTCTTAAGCATCCTGAATACGGTAAATATTGAGCGTAGTTGAGGGAAGTTGAACTAGGAA
The Necator americanus strain Aroian chromosome I, whole genome shotgun sequence genome window above contains:
- a CDS encoding hypothetical protein (NECATOR_CHRI.G3731.T2), with amino-acid sequence MLKNNNAEKNVPPRPSSVAITLTSAESSDNITLPRMTTNIARMRSPTHSPLTPVGTPEKPFADIMILPKDVNENNEISAEDQSCIGMTGSELLKNLPKGVSACPFLEHGCHKVGTEMEVKLHVRDDRIFHLVLLCRAVIQLKKAYIESIREKPLEIAELERRLIPAHWIVKKFGPQCLFHIPMIHNVIRDVRKSGRNLIFSQPFETHRFGYKMTVMVAPYGDAEVAREYISVYVAIVRSDYDPIQRWPFSFPITFTMMAADPAKNLERTFIPNPTKENNAFLGRPEGARNAAFGIQRFCKLIDLNNYTICNDLFLGVYVDLSTLYTEPTPRMPSDLL
- a CDS encoding hypothetical protein (NECATOR_CHRI.G3731.T1); the protein is MGYSRCCEVVAIRNINNALWMLKNNNAEKNVPPRPSSVAITLTSAESSDNITLPRMTTNIARMRSPTHSPLTPVGTPESKPRSAESFHKTSASGRTIEPFADIMILPKDVNENNEISAEDQSCIGMTGSELLKNLPKGVSACPFLEHGCHKVGTEMEVKLHVRDDRIFHLVLLCRAVIQLKKAYIESIREKPLEIAELERRLIPAHWIVKKFGPQCLFHIPMIHNVIRDVRKSGRNLIFSQPFETHRFGYKMTVMVAPYGDAEVAREYISVYVAIVRSDYDPIQRWPFSFPITFTMMAADPAKNLERTFIPNPTKENNAFLGRPEGARNAAFGIQRFCKLIDLNNYTICNDLFLGVYVDLSTLYTEPTPRMPSDLL